In Vibrio marisflavi CECT 7928, the following are encoded in one genomic region:
- a CDS encoding DUF3630 family protein — MDNSQYQFGLAEFIPETGRIILQTPSFDYDSFPKMGEYLVALLSATIVEKQSDADVHSWLIDFEDCQLFLKAEHYSEAVWFEALSVSDSQEELEFLAQLLRRGI, encoded by the coding sequence ATGGATAACTCTCAGTATCAGTTTGGCCTCGCGGAATTTATCCCGGAAACAGGCCGTATTATTCTGCAAACGCCTTCGTTTGACTATGACAGCTTTCCAAAAATGGGAGAGTATCTGGTTGCACTATTGTCTGCGACTATTGTTGAGAAGCAGTCGGATGCTGATGTGCATTCGTGGTTGATTGACTTTGAAGATTGCCAGCTATTTTTAAAAGCAGAGCATTATAGCGAGGCTGTGTGGTTTGAAGCGCTGTCTGTTTCTGATAGCCAAGAAGAGTTGGAGTTTCTCGCTCAATTATTGCGCCGAGGTATTTAG
- the gppA gene encoding guanosine-5'-triphosphate,3'-diphosphate diphosphatase, translated as MSNVVSSPLYAAIDLGSNSFHMLVVRHVYGSIQTIAKIKRKVRLAAGLNEHNELSIEAMQRGWDCLSLFAERLQDISTDNIRIVGTATLRTATNIDVFLAKASEILGKDIEVISGEEEAETIYKGVAHTSGGQGRRLVVDIGGASTELIIGEGFEAKALTSLKMGCVTWLENFFKDRQLNAANFDNAINAAKNAIRPILDNYKDIGWDACVGASGTVQAIQEIMLAQGMDELITLKKLKRLQKQAMLADHLEELDIEGLTFERALVFPSGLSILIAVFELFSIESMTLAGGALREGLVYDMADDLRCNDIRARTINSIQARFQIDADYSEQVANVAQRLINQCSNCWISERQGSDLMIAAAKLHELGLSIDFKKGGEHGSYLLRNLDLPGFTRAQKRLLADMVQRYRDQLTPMPEQHAISTINGVRALRLLRLAVLLTHRRNPELEPEFNLENQQDSLTLSIPSQWLEENPLTSAELEIEANRQSDLGWPLTINAK; from the coding sequence ATGAGTAACGTTGTCTCTTCTCCGCTGTATGCTGCGATTGATCTAGGCTCGAATAGCTTCCATATGCTTGTGGTTCGGCACGTTTATGGCAGCATACAGACAATTGCGAAAATCAAGCGCAAAGTTCGACTTGCTGCAGGTCTCAATGAACACAACGAATTGAGCATTGAGGCAATGCAAAGAGGCTGGGATTGTCTGAGCCTATTTGCTGAGCGCCTGCAAGATATATCGACTGACAATATTAGAATTGTCGGTACTGCGACACTTCGCACAGCAACCAATATCGATGTGTTCTTAGCAAAAGCGAGCGAGATATTAGGTAAAGATATCGAGGTTATCTCGGGTGAAGAAGAGGCAGAGACTATCTACAAAGGTGTTGCTCATACCTCTGGTGGCCAAGGGCGCAGGTTAGTTGTCGATATCGGCGGCGCGAGTACTGAGCTTATTATTGGTGAAGGTTTTGAAGCCAAAGCATTGACCAGTTTAAAAATGGGCTGTGTCACATGGCTAGAGAATTTCTTTAAAGATAGGCAGCTAAACGCAGCCAACTTTGATAATGCCATCAATGCAGCGAAAAACGCCATCCGACCTATTTTAGACAACTACAAAGATATTGGTTGGGATGCCTGTGTCGGCGCAAGTGGCACGGTGCAAGCTATTCAAGAGATTATGCTAGCTCAAGGCATGGATGAACTCATAACACTCAAAAAGCTGAAGAGGCTACAAAAGCAAGCTATGCTTGCCGACCACTTAGAAGAGCTGGATATTGAAGGTCTAACTTTTGAGCGAGCTTTAGTCTTTCCAAGTGGGCTTTCGATTCTGATTGCAGTGTTTGAGCTGTTTTCTATTGAATCGATGACACTCGCTGGCGGAGCTCTACGTGAAGGGCTGGTGTATGACATGGCAGATGATCTGCGCTGCAATGACATCAGAGCCCGCACAATTAATAGCATTCAGGCTCGTTTCCAGATAGATGCTGACTATTCTGAGCAAGTAGCTAACGTGGCACAGCGTTTAATCAATCAATGCAGTAACTGTTGGATTTCAGAGCGACAAGGCTCTGACTTAATGATTGCAGCCGCAAAATTGCATGAACTTGGTTTATCTATCGACTTTAAGAAAGGTGGAGAGCATGGCTCCTATCTATTGAGAAACCTCGACCTGCCTGGTTTTACACGCGCGCAAAAACGTCTACTTGCTGATATGGTGCAAAGGTATCGCGATCAATTGACACCTATGCCTGAGCAACATGCGATTTCTACCATTAACGGAGTCCGAGCGCTCAGACTGTTGCGCCTTGCTGTGCTGCTAACTCATCGCCGCAACCCTGAACTGGAGCCCGAGTTTAACTTGGAGAACCAACAAGATTCACTCACTCTTTCTATCCCATCACAATGGCTAGAAGAGAACCCGCTCACCAGCGCAGAACTCGAAATTGAAGCGAACCGCCAATCTGATTTAGGCTGGCCGCTTACAATTAATGCGAAATAA
- the rhlB gene encoding ATP-dependent RNA helicase RhlB, translating to MKKTHITEQKFADLGLNAQVVEGLEKKGFEFCTPIQALALPVLLAGQDIAGQAQTGTGKTLAFLTATFNHLLNNAKEEKNSKQPRAIIMAPTRELAIQIHKDALPLVESTGIKTALAYGGESYDKQKAILEAGVDVVIGTTGRIIDFYKQRVFSLNNIEAVVLDEADRMFDLGFIKDIRFLFRRMPEPKERLNMLFSATLSYRVQELAFEHMHNPEHIVVEPEQKTGHRIQEELFYPSNQHKMALLQTLIEEDWPDRAIVFANTKQKCELIWGHLAADKLRVGLLTGDVPQKKREKILEQFTQGDVDILVATDVAARGLHIPQVTHVFNYDLPDDCEDYVHRIGRTGRAGASGHSISFACEEYAINLPSIEEYIEHAIPVSDYDPTALIEDLPAPIRMRSRNGQSRRTNTGGTRSGNKKSNNRRPRQPRQNKD from the coding sequence ATGAAAAAGACGCATATCACAGAGCAAAAGTTCGCTGATTTGGGACTAAACGCCCAAGTTGTTGAAGGATTGGAGAAAAAAGGGTTCGAATTTTGTACCCCGATCCAAGCCTTAGCGTTGCCGGTACTGCTCGCCGGCCAAGACATTGCAGGCCAAGCCCAAACAGGGACAGGTAAAACGCTCGCGTTTCTTACTGCCACCTTCAACCATTTGCTTAATAACGCCAAGGAAGAAAAAAACAGTAAGCAACCTCGTGCAATAATTATGGCACCAACGCGAGAGCTTGCCATCCAGATTCATAAAGATGCATTGCCGCTTGTTGAAAGCACCGGTATCAAAACTGCGCTTGCCTACGGCGGTGAGAGTTATGACAAACAAAAAGCTATCTTAGAAGCCGGTGTAGATGTTGTAATTGGTACAACTGGTCGCATTATCGACTTCTATAAGCAACGTGTCTTTAGCCTAAATAACATTGAAGCTGTTGTATTAGATGAAGCTGATCGCATGTTCGATTTAGGCTTTATCAAGGATATCCGTTTCCTATTCAGACGTATGCCTGAGCCAAAAGAGCGCTTGAACATGTTGTTCTCAGCAACGCTATCTTATCGCGTTCAAGAACTAGCCTTTGAGCATATGCACAACCCAGAGCACATCGTTGTTGAGCCAGAGCAAAAGACTGGTCACCGCATCCAAGAAGAGCTGTTCTACCCTTCTAATCAGCACAAGATGGCACTGCTACAAACCCTGATTGAAGAAGACTGGCCAGATCGCGCGATTGTTTTTGCTAACACAAAGCAAAAATGCGAACTCATCTGGGGCCACCTTGCTGCTGACAAACTGCGCGTAGGTCTATTGACTGGTGATGTACCACAGAAAAAACGTGAAAAAATCTTAGAGCAGTTTACTCAAGGTGATGTGGATATTTTGGTTGCGACCGATGTTGCTGCTCGAGGCCTACACATCCCACAAGTGACACATGTCTTTAACTACGATCTCCCTGACGACTGTGAAGATTACGTACACCGAATTGGCCGTACAGGACGTGCCGGCGCAAGCGGTCACTCTATTAGCTTTGCCTGCGAAGAGTACGCGATTAACTTACCGTCAATCGAAGAGTACATTGAACACGCGATCCCAGTTTCCGACTATGACCCAACAGCATTGATTGAAGATCTGCCTGCACCAATTCGCATGCGCTCTCGCAATGGTCAATCACGTCGAACTAACACAGGTGGTACACGTTCAGGAAACAAGAAGTCGAATAATCGTCGACCTCGCCAACCAAGACAAAACAAGGATTAG
- a CDS encoding 7-cyano-7-deazaguanine/7-aminomethyl-7-deazaguanine transporter, with the protein MSQFTPAQQRKALSYLVVFHLIIIASSNYLVQIPFTIFGLHTTWGAFTFPFIFLATDLTVRIFGAPLARKIIFLVMLPALAVSYFLSVVFFHGQFQGFQPLSEFNLFVARIAIASFMAYLLGQILDVHVFNRLRQTKSWWVAPTCSTIIGNALDTISFFTIAFYNSPDAFMAQHWKEIAMVDYSFKLIISLGLFVPMYGVLLNYLVKKITAVNPNFKMVGSSNGEAQQS; encoded by the coding sequence ATGAGTCAATTTACACCTGCGCAGCAGCGCAAAGCGCTAAGCTATTTAGTTGTATTCCACTTGATCATCATTGCATCAAGTAACTATTTAGTTCAAATCCCATTCACCATCTTTGGTTTGCACACGACTTGGGGTGCTTTTACATTCCCATTTATCTTTTTGGCGACAGACTTAACCGTACGTATTTTCGGAGCGCCTCTTGCTCGTAAGATTATATTTTTGGTGATGTTGCCAGCGTTAGCGGTATCGTACTTCTTGTCAGTGGTATTTTTCCACGGCCAATTCCAAGGCTTTCAACCGTTGTCAGAGTTCAATCTGTTTGTTGCTCGAATCGCGATTGCCAGCTTTATGGCTTACTTGCTGGGGCAAATTTTAGATGTTCACGTATTTAATCGTCTACGTCAGACGAAAAGCTGGTGGGTAGCGCCAACGTGTTCGACGATTATTGGCAATGCGTTGGATACTATTTCTTTCTTCACGATTGCTTTTTATAACAGTCCTGATGCTTTTATGGCGCAGCACTGGAAAGAGATCGCCATGGTGGACTACAGCTTTAAGCTAATTATCAGCCTTGGTCTGTTTGTTCCAATGTATGGCGTGTTACTGAACTATTTGGTGAAGAAAATTACTGCAGTAAATCCAAACTTTAAAATGGTTGGTTCATCAAACGGTGAAGCTCAGCAATCCTGA
- the rho gene encoding transcription termination factor Rho codes for MNLTELKNRAVSDLVKLGESLGLENLARLRKQDIIFSILKAHAKSGEDIFGDGVLEILQDGFGFLRSADSSYLAGPDDIYVSPSQIRRFNLRTGDSIAGKIRPPKDGERYFALLKVNTVNDDKPDNARNKILFENLTPLHANERMVMERGNGSTEDITARVLDLASPIGKGQRGLIVAPPKAGKTMLLQNIAQSIAHNHPECELMVLLIDERPEEVTEMQRLVKGEVVASTFDEPASRHVQVAEMVIEKAKRLVEHKKDVVILLDSITRLARAYNTVVPSSGKVLTGGVDANALHRPKRFFGAARNVEEGGSLTIIATALVDTGSKMDEVIYEEFKGTGNMELHLNRKIAEKRVFPAIDFNRSGTRREELLTKPDELQKMWILRKIVHPMGEIDAMEFLIDKLAMTKTNDEFFDAMRRQ; via the coding sequence ATGAATCTAACAGAACTGAAAAACAGAGCTGTATCTGATCTTGTAAAACTAGGCGAAAGTCTAGGACTAGAAAACCTCGCCCGTCTAAGAAAACAAGACATCATCTTTTCCATCTTAAAAGCACACGCGAAAAGTGGAGAAGACATTTTCGGTGACGGTGTTTTAGAAATTCTTCAAGATGGTTTCGGGTTTTTACGTAGTGCGGACAGCTCTTATTTAGCTGGGCCGGATGATATCTATGTATCACCAAGCCAAATTCGCCGCTTTAACCTACGTACTGGTGATTCAATTGCTGGTAAAATTCGTCCACCAAAAGATGGTGAGCGCTATTTTGCGTTATTGAAAGTCAATACAGTTAACGATGATAAACCAGACAACGCTCGTAATAAGATTTTATTTGAGAACTTAACGCCACTGCATGCCAACGAAAGAATGGTAATGGAGCGTGGTAACGGTTCAACAGAAGATATTACGGCTCGTGTTCTGGACTTGGCTTCACCAATTGGTAAAGGCCAACGTGGATTGATTGTTGCTCCGCCAAAAGCGGGTAAGACAATGTTGCTACAAAACATTGCACAAAGCATTGCACACAACCACCCTGAATGTGAGTTGATGGTATTGCTTATCGATGAGCGCCCAGAAGAAGTAACAGAAATGCAACGCCTTGTAAAAGGTGAGGTTGTAGCATCAACGTTTGATGAGCCAGCTTCTCGCCACGTACAAGTTGCAGAGATGGTTATTGAAAAAGCCAAGCGCTTGGTTGAGCATAAGAAAGATGTGGTTATCTTATTAGACTCTATCACTCGTCTAGCTCGTGCATACAACACTGTAGTTCCTTCTTCAGGCAAGGTACTGACTGGTGGTGTTGATGCAAATGCACTACATCGTCCAAAGCGCTTCTTCGGTGCTGCGCGTAACGTAGAAGAAGGTGGTAGCTTGACTATCATTGCAACAGCGCTTGTTGATACTGGTTCTAAGATGGATGAAGTAATCTACGAAGAATTTAAAGGTACAGGTAACATGGAACTGCACCTAAACCGTAAGATTGCTGAAAAACGTGTATTCCCAGCGATTGACTTCAACCGTAGTGGTACTCGTCGTGAAGAGCTACTGACAAAACCAGACGAATTACAGAAGATGTGGATTCTTCGCAAGATTGTTCACCCAATGGGTGAAATCGATGCAATGGAATTCCTCATCGATAAATTGGCGATGACCAAAACAAACGACGAGTTCTTTGATGCCATGCGCAGACAATAG
- the trxA gene encoding thioredoxin TrxA, with protein MSDKILQLTDAGFEDDVIKAAGPVLVDFWAEWCGPCKMIAPILDEISDEYEGKLTIGKLNIDQNAETPPKYGIRGIPTLLLFKDGEVAATKVGALSKTQLKEFLDANL; from the coding sequence ATGAGCGATAAGATTTTGCAGCTGACCGATGCGGGTTTTGAAGACGATGTCATCAAAGCTGCAGGCCCTGTTCTTGTTGACTTTTGGGCAGAGTGGTGTGGCCCTTGTAAGATGATTGCACCTATTCTGGATGAAATTTCTGATGAGTATGAAGGTAAACTTACCATCGGTAAATTGAACATCGATCAAAATGCAGAGACGCCACCAAAGTATGGCATCCGTGGCATTCCTACTTTATTGCTATTTAAGGATGGCGAAGTTGCGGCAACTAAAGTTGGTGCACTTTCTAAAACTCAGCTAAAAGAGTTTTTAGACGCAAACCTTTAA